The DNA sequence GGAGGTCAGTATGCACAATCGACTTTTCACCCCCGGCCCGACCGAGGTCCGGCCGGAGATTCTGAAGGAGCTTTCCACTCCCCAAGTCCATCACCGCTCGCCCGAGTTCTCGGCCCTCTATGCCGAGATCCAGCCGAAGCTGCAGAAGCTTCTCTACACCCAGAACCCGGTCTTTCTGTTCACCTCGTCCTCAACCGGCGCGATGGAGGCGGCGGTGACGAACCTGGTCGCCAAGCGCTGCCTGAACCTGGTGAACGGCGCGTTCTCCAAGCGCTGGCACGATATCACCGTCGGAAACGGCGTCCCGTGTGATGCGTTCGAGATCGAGTGGAACATCGCGATCAAGCCGGAGATGGTGGACGAACAACTGAAGACCGGCAAGTACGACGCGGTCACCCTCGTCCTCAACGAGACCTCGACCGGGATGATGAACCCGGTGGCCGAGATCGCGGAAGTGGTGAAGCAATATCCCGACGTGTTCCTGCTCGTCGACGCGGTGAGCGGGATGGCCGGGGTGAAGATCGAGACCGATGCGTGGGGGATAGATTTCGTCCTCGCCGGGGTGCAGAAGGCGTTTGCCCTCCCGGCCGGGCTCACCGTCGCCGCGGTATCCGAGCGGGCACTCGAGCGGGCGAAGACCGTCCCGCCGCGCAGCTACTACTTCAACTTGAACAACATGTACAAGTAC is a window from the Candidatus Bipolaricaulota bacterium genome containing:
- a CDS encoding alanine--glyoxylate aminotransferase family protein, coding for MHNRLFTPGPTEVRPEILKELSTPQVHHRSPEFSALYAEIQPKLQKLLYTQNPVFLFTSSSTGAMEAAVTNLVAKRCLNLVNGAFSKRWHDITVGNGVPCDAFEIEWNIAIKPEMVDEQLKTGKYDAVTLVLNETSTGMMNPVAEIAEVVKQYPDVFLLVDAVSGMAGVKIETDAWGIDFVLAGVQKAFALPAGLTVAAVSERALERAKTVPPRSYYFNLNNMYKYHQKNQTPSTPAIPHLFALNAQLDAFLAEGLEERFARHERMAKIVQDWAKKYFDIYPEEGYWSKTLTCVKNTRGISVKDLIDRLVHDYHVRISNGYGAIKEKTFRIAHMGDTQPDEIRGLLAAIEEVLGL